Proteins from a genomic interval of Streptomyces sp. NBC_01445:
- a CDS encoding maleate cis-trans isomerase family protein yields MTAVGFLYPGHSAEDDYPRIEMLIDSDVRLSVVHTDIGEDAHRVDALIEMGSPQRLAAGVEELRLSGAEAVVWACTSGSFVRGWEGAHEQVRDLARAAGLPASSTSFAFAHAVPEVGARSVAIAATYPEDVAEHFRTFLKAGGIEVVSVRGSGIITAAEVGTWGWPEVRAMAVAGDHQDAQALLLPDTALHTAAYVRDLEQELGKPVLTANQVTVWEALRLAGRRVNAPALGALFTKEPLVQV; encoded by the coding sequence ATGACCGCAGTCGGATTTCTCTACCCGGGACACTCGGCCGAGGACGACTATCCGCGAATCGAAATGCTGATCGACAGCGATGTGAGGCTGTCGGTCGTCCATACGGACATCGGTGAGGACGCGCACCGCGTCGACGCGCTGATCGAGATGGGCTCTCCGCAGCGGCTCGCCGCCGGTGTCGAGGAGCTGCGCCTGTCCGGCGCCGAGGCGGTCGTCTGGGCGTGCACCAGCGGCAGCTTCGTCCGGGGCTGGGAGGGCGCGCACGAACAGGTGCGGGACCTGGCCAGGGCCGCGGGCCTGCCCGCCTCCAGTACGTCGTTCGCGTTCGCCCACGCCGTACCGGAGGTCGGCGCGCGCAGCGTCGCGATCGCGGCGACGTACCCGGAGGACGTGGCGGAGCACTTCCGTACGTTCCTGAAGGCGGGCGGCATCGAGGTCGTCTCGGTGCGCGGCAGCGGCATCATCACGGCGGCCGAGGTCGGCACCTGGGGGTGGCCCGAGGTCAGGGCGATGGCCGTGGCGGGCGATCACCAGGACGCGCAGGCGCTGCTCCTGCCGGACACGGCCCTGCACACGGCGGCCTACGTCCGTGACCTGGAGCAGGAGCTGGGCAAGCCGGTCCTGACGGCCAACCAGGTCACCGTGTGGGAGGCGCTGCGGCTCGCGGGGCGGCGGGTGAACGCGCCGGCGCTCGGCGCGCTCTTCACGAAGGAGCCGCTGGTGCAGGTCTGA
- a CDS encoding maleate cis-trans isomerase family protein, whose amino-acid sequence MDVSFLGGPHPQRGVGVVAPFDFALDRELWRWVPDEVSLHLTRTPFVPVEVSLDLARLVSEHETLGEAVRALSAAEPEVLAYACTSGSFVGGIAGERAMCEAMFRSGERPSVTTSGALLEALTELGARRIALVTPYTRSVTESLEEYLAEAGITVTGRAFLGLTRHIWKVPYRDVADMARDAARQDADALFISCTNLPTYDVIPQLEAELRIPVISANQVTVWAALRRLGTRAVGPYQALLDESARNWRVPELPQLPPEPAHELPEEQEGWA is encoded by the coding sequence ATGGACGTCTCCTTCCTCGGCGGACCGCACCCGCAACGCGGTGTCGGTGTCGTCGCACCCTTCGACTTCGCCCTCGACCGCGAGCTGTGGCGCTGGGTTCCGGACGAGGTGTCACTGCACCTCACCCGTACCCCGTTCGTGCCCGTCGAGGTCAGCCTCGACCTGGCCCGTCTGGTCAGTGAGCACGAGACCCTCGGCGAGGCGGTGCGCGCGCTGAGTGCCGCCGAACCCGAGGTTCTCGCGTACGCCTGTACGTCGGGCAGTTTCGTCGGCGGCATCGCGGGCGAACGCGCCATGTGCGAGGCGATGTTCCGGTCGGGCGAACGCCCCTCCGTCACCACGTCGGGCGCGCTCCTCGAAGCGCTCACCGAGCTGGGCGCCCGCCGGATCGCCCTGGTCACCCCGTACACGCGGTCGGTGACCGAGTCGCTCGAGGAGTATCTGGCCGAGGCCGGCATCACCGTCACGGGCCGCGCCTTCCTCGGCCTGACCCGGCACATCTGGAAGGTGCCGTACCGGGACGTGGCCGACATGGCCAGGGACGCCGCCCGCCAGGACGCCGACGCGCTGTTCATCAGCTGCACGAACCTGCCGACGTACGACGTCATCCCGCAGCTGGAGGCCGAGCTGCGGATCCCGGTGATCTCAGCCAATCAGGTCACGGTATGGGCAGCGCTGCGCAGGCTGGGTACCCGTGCCGTGGGGCCGTATCAGGCGCTGCTGGACGAATCCGCTCGGAACTGGCGAGTTCCCGAGCTGCCGCAGCTGCCGCCGGAACCGGCCCATGAGCTGCCGGAAGAACAGGAAGGGTGGGCATGA
- the ehuB gene encoding ectoine/hydroxyectoine ABC transporter substrate-binding protein EhuB, whose product MAPPIWNVTEGTRSLEGNRKGIRRRSLLIGATALGAAGALGAAGCSRVPNGDTLARLQGQGTVRLGIAGEVPYGYIDDNGEFTGEAVELAKVIFKRLGVGHVQPVATDFSSLIPGLQTQQFDVVSAGMYINKERCRQVIFSDPEYQMLDSFIVRKGNPKDLHDYADCVKAKAKLGTGTGYAEIAYAVEAGYKESDIVILQDQVAGLNAVEAGRIDVFAGTALTTREVTKKSRKAEHTEPFAPLVGGKKHVDGGGFTFRSNDTAMRDAFNKEIHKMKASGELFRILRPFGFTQAEMTKLTAEELCK is encoded by the coding sequence ATGGCTCCACCTATTTGGAACGTCACAGAAGGAACACGAAGCCTAGAAGGCAACAGAAAGGGCATACGCCGACGATCTCTGCTCATCGGTGCCACCGCTCTCGGCGCGGCCGGCGCCCTCGGGGCCGCGGGGTGCAGCCGTGTACCGAACGGCGACACCCTCGCCCGACTCCAGGGGCAGGGCACGGTGCGTCTCGGGATCGCGGGCGAGGTGCCGTACGGCTACATCGACGACAACGGCGAGTTCACCGGTGAGGCAGTCGAACTCGCCAAGGTCATCTTCAAACGGCTCGGTGTCGGCCATGTCCAGCCCGTCGCCACCGACTTCAGCTCCCTGATACCCGGCCTGCAGACCCAGCAGTTCGATGTGGTGTCGGCCGGGATGTACATCAACAAGGAGCGTTGCCGGCAGGTCATCTTCTCCGACCCCGAGTACCAGATGCTCGACTCCTTCATCGTCCGCAAGGGCAACCCGAAGGACCTGCACGACTACGCGGACTGCGTGAAGGCGAAGGCGAAGCTCGGCACGGGCACCGGCTACGCGGAGATCGCCTACGCGGTCGAGGCGGGCTACAAGGAGAGCGACATCGTCATCCTCCAGGACCAGGTCGCCGGCCTGAACGCCGTGGAGGCGGGACGCATCGACGTGTTCGCCGGCACCGCCCTCACCACCCGTGAGGTGACGAAGAAGAGCCGCAAGGCCGAGCACACCGAGCCGTTCGCGCCCCTGGTCGGAGGCAAGAAGCACGTCGACGGCGGCGGGTTCACGTTCCGCTCGAACGACACCGCGATGCGCGACGCCTTCAACAAGGAGATCCACAAGATGAAGGCGAGCGGCGAACTCTTCCGCATCCTGCGGCCGTTCGGTTTCACGCAGGCCGAGATGACGAAGCTGACCGCAGAGGAGCTGTGCAAATGA
- a CDS encoding putative bifunctional diguanylate cyclase/phosphodiesterase, with amino-acid sequence MSEGPTTAADAAPDSTRRAVTESSAAVAAPSHASAPDSVLAGQDARAHEALGTAPPPPPASPPAPYLSAFLAAPLALAVVDRRGQVITANTALAAMLGVEDPGGLTGHTAAELVDLVSDSRTWHTYREVLRGRQARLTCTRRIKHPDGHSVWVQVTVSPVPGGRTVLLSLADISARRELQARLRHLQMHDPVTRLPNRTLFFERLSAALEAGAYDGAGSGRIGLCYLDLDGFKAVNDSLGHGVGDRLLAAVAERLTRCADRIGYGHGAAAPLVARLGGDEFALLVEDSAGTEQLSALAESVLRAVQEPFDLSGQRLAVSASIGVVERHMEGTTATGLMQAADTTLYWAKADGKARWTLFDPERNAHRMTRQALSSSLRPAVERGEFVLEYQPLVNLGDGVLRGVEALVRWDHPQFGMLTPNRFIGLAEEDGSIVPLGRWVLRTACRQARSWQLEHPRTPPVYVSVNVAVRQVWDSDLVADVAEVLAETGLAPELLQLELTESAVMGSAGRPLQTLQSLSDMGVHIAIDDFGTGYSNLAYLSRLPVSVLKLDGSFVRGFQYDEGGEHATPADAVIVEAMVQLAHRLGLTVTAECVETAAQAARLRQIGCDTGQGWLYSRPVAPDRISALLTAS; translated from the coding sequence ATGTCCGAAGGGCCGACGACCGCGGCCGACGCGGCGCCCGACTCCACCCGCCGCGCCGTCACGGAGAGTTCCGCAGCGGTGGCGGCGCCCTCGCACGCCTCCGCCCCCGACTCCGTACTCGCGGGCCAGGACGCCCGGGCCCACGAGGCGCTCGGCACCGCACCCCCTCCCCCGCCGGCGTCCCCGCCCGCCCCCTACCTCTCGGCCTTCCTCGCCGCACCCCTCGCCCTGGCCGTCGTGGACCGCCGGGGCCAGGTGATCACCGCCAACACCGCGCTCGCCGCGATGCTCGGCGTGGAGGACCCCGGCGGGCTCACCGGGCACACGGCGGCGGAGCTCGTGGACCTGGTGTCCGACTCCCGCACCTGGCACACGTACCGCGAGGTGCTGCGCGGGCGGCAGGCGCGGCTGACGTGCACCCGCAGGATCAAGCACCCCGACGGGCACTCCGTGTGGGTCCAGGTCACCGTCTCGCCGGTGCCGGGCGGCCGTACGGTGCTGCTCTCCCTCGCCGACATCAGCGCCCGCCGTGAACTCCAGGCGCGGCTGCGGCACTTGCAGATGCACGACCCGGTGACCCGGCTGCCGAACCGCACCCTGTTCTTCGAGCGGCTCTCCGCCGCGCTGGAGGCGGGCGCGTACGACGGGGCGGGCAGCGGACGGATCGGGCTGTGTTACCTCGACCTCGACGGGTTCAAGGCGGTCAACGACTCGCTCGGGCACGGCGTCGGGGACCGGCTGCTCGCCGCCGTCGCCGAGCGTCTCACGCGCTGCGCCGACCGGATCGGCTACGGCCATGGGGCGGCGGCCCCGCTGGTCGCGCGGCTCGGCGGCGACGAGTTCGCGCTGCTCGTCGAGGACTCGGCCGGCACGGAACAGCTCTCGGCGCTCGCCGAATCGGTGCTCCGTGCGGTCCAGGAACCGTTCGACCTGTCGGGGCAGCGGCTCGCCGTGTCGGCCTCGATCGGGGTCGTGGAGCGGCACATGGAGGGCACTACGGCGACGGGCCTGATGCAGGCCGCGGACACCACGCTGTACTGGGCGAAGGCCGACGGCAAGGCGCGCTGGACACTGTTCGACCCGGAGCGCAACGCGCACCGGATGACCCGACAGGCCCTGTCGTCGAGCCTGCGCCCCGCGGTGGAGCGCGGCGAGTTCGTCCTCGAGTACCAGCCGCTGGTGAATCTGGGCGACGGGGTGCTGCGCGGCGTCGAGGCGCTCGTGCGGTGGGATCACCCCCAGTTCGGAATGCTCACGCCGAATCGGTTCATCGGACTGGCCGAGGAGGACGGCTCGATCGTGCCGCTGGGCCGGTGGGTCCTGCGTACGGCGTGCCGGCAGGCGCGCAGCTGGCAGCTGGAGCACCCCCGGACTCCGCCGGTCTATGTGAGCGTGAACGTGGCGGTGCGTCAGGTGTGGGACTCGGACCTGGTGGCGGATGTCGCCGAGGTCCTCGCGGAGACCGGACTCGCCCCGGAACTCCTGCAGTTGGAGCTGACCGAGTCGGCGGTGATGGGCTCGGCGGGCCGCCCCCTCCAGACCCTGCAGTCGCTCAGCGACATGGGCGTGCACATCGCCATCGACGACTTCGGCACCGGCTACTCGAACCTCGCGTACCTGAGCAGGCTCCCGGTGTCGGTCCTGAAGCTGGACGGCTCGTTCGTGCGCGGGTTCCAGTACGACGAAGGGGGCGAGCACGCGACCCCCGCGGACGCCGTGATCGTCGAGGCCATGGTGCAGCTCGCGCACCGGCTCGGCCTCACGGTCACCGCCGAGTGCGTGGAGACGGCGGCGCAGGCGGCGCGCCTGCGCCAGATCGGCTGCGACACGGGCCAGGGCTGGCTGTACTCGCGCCCGGTGGCGCCGGATCGTATCTCCGCGCTGCTGACGGCTTCCTGA
- a CDS encoding D-2-hydroxyacid dehydrogenase encodes MGRARVVHADESTLAAQLPSADVLLVWDFLSDAVRRAWPGEGPRPRWVHTASAGVDRLMCPELAASDTVVTNARGVFDQPIAEYVGALVLAMAKDLPRTLALQGEREWRHRETQRVAGTRACVVGSGPIGRAIIATLKALGITTALVGRTARAGVHGPADLGRLTARADWVVCAAPLTDDTRGMFDARLFGMMQPSARFINVGRGQLVVEDDLADALAKRWIAGAALDVFEHEPLPGDSALWTAPGLIVSPHMSGDIVGWRDELSRQFVEFYEKWASGEQLPNVVDKKRGYVPGH; translated from the coding sequence ATGGGCCGGGCGCGCGTCGTGCACGCCGACGAGTCGACGCTCGCCGCTCAACTCCCCTCGGCCGACGTGCTGCTGGTCTGGGACTTCCTGTCCGACGCGGTGCGCCGCGCCTGGCCGGGCGAGGGCCCCCGCCCGCGCTGGGTGCACACCGCGAGCGCGGGCGTCGACCGGCTGATGTGCCCGGAACTCGCCGCGTCGGACACGGTCGTGACGAACGCGCGCGGCGTCTTCGACCAGCCGATCGCCGAGTACGTGGGCGCGCTCGTCCTGGCCATGGCGAAGGACCTGCCGCGCACCCTCGCTCTCCAGGGCGAGCGCGAGTGGCGCCACCGTGAGACGCAGCGCGTCGCGGGCACCCGGGCCTGCGTGGTGGGTTCAGGGCCGATCGGCCGGGCGATCATCGCGACGCTGAAGGCGCTCGGGATCACGACGGCGCTGGTCGGGCGCACCGCGCGGGCCGGAGTGCACGGGCCGGCGGACCTCGGGCGGCTGACGGCCCGCGCGGACTGGGTGGTGTGCGCGGCGCCGCTGACCGACGACACGCGCGGCATGTTCGACGCGCGGCTCTTCGGGATGATGCAGCCGTCCGCCCGCTTCATCAACGTGGGCCGCGGACAGCTCGTGGTCGAGGACGATCTCGCGGATGCGCTGGCCAAGCGGTGGATCGCGGGCGCGGCGCTCGATGTCTTCGAGCACGAGCCGCTGCCGGGGGACAGCGCCCTGTGGACGGCGCCCGGCCTGATCGTCTCCCCGCACATGAGCGGCGACATCGTCGGCTGGCGGGACGAACTGTCGCGCCAGTTCGTGGAGTTCTACGAGAAGTGGGCGTCCGGGGAGCAGCTTCCGAACGTGGTCGACAAGAAACGTGGGTATGTCCCCGGACACTGA
- a CDS encoding amidase, translated as MTDLTELTAEALVDGYRKGGFSPVDATRAVLRRIEEVDPAVNAFVRLDTETALAQAKASAERWRRGEPQGLVDGVPVSVKDILLMRGGPTLRGSRTVRAEGAWDEDAPSVARLREHGAVFVGRTTTPEFGWKGVTDSPLSGVTRNPYDLSRTSGGSSGGSAAAVALGAGPLSLGTDGGGSVRIPAAFCGIFGLKPTYGRVPLYPASAFGTLSHVGPMTRDVADAALMMDVITGADWRDWSQLGPVEGGFRDGLSGGVRGLRVAFSPSFGGQVAVRPAVAAAVRKAVEGLAGLGAYVEEADPDVTDPVEAFHTLWFSGAARVTQNLSPAQRALLDPGLREICAQGAGYSALAYLAAVDVRAELGRRMGRFHSTYDLLVTPTLPLTAFEAGTEVPKGSGLRRWTGWTPFTYPFNLTQQPAATVPVGVDADGLPVGLQIVGARHADALVLRAAHSLYEAGIAGIPAPTLA; from the coding sequence ATGACCGACCTCACCGAGCTGACCGCGGAAGCGCTCGTCGACGGATACCGCAAGGGCGGGTTCAGCCCGGTCGATGCCACGCGGGCCGTCCTGCGCCGCATCGAGGAGGTGGACCCCGCGGTCAACGCCTTCGTGCGGCTCGACACGGAGACCGCCCTCGCGCAGGCGAAGGCGAGCGCGGAGCGCTGGCGCAGAGGTGAGCCACAGGGCCTGGTGGACGGGGTCCCGGTGTCGGTGAAGGACATTCTGCTGATGCGCGGCGGGCCGACGCTGCGCGGTTCGCGCACGGTGCGGGCCGAGGGCGCGTGGGACGAGGACGCGCCGTCCGTGGCGCGGCTGCGCGAGCACGGCGCGGTGTTCGTGGGCCGTACGACGACGCCGGAATTCGGCTGGAAGGGCGTCACGGACTCGCCGCTGTCCGGCGTGACCCGCAATCCGTACGACCTCTCGCGCACCTCAGGCGGATCGAGCGGCGGCAGCGCCGCGGCGGTGGCGCTCGGGGCGGGGCCGCTGTCCCTGGGCACCGACGGCGGCGGCTCGGTGCGGATCCCGGCGGCGTTCTGCGGGATCTTCGGCCTGAAGCCGACGTACGGGCGCGTGCCGCTCTATCCCGCGTCCGCGTTCGGGACGCTCTCGCACGTGGGGCCGATGACGCGGGACGTGGCCGACGCGGCGCTGATGATGGACGTGATCACCGGCGCGGACTGGCGCGACTGGTCGCAGCTCGGCCCGGTGGAGGGCGGTTTCCGCGACGGGCTGAGCGGCGGGGTGCGGGGACTGCGCGTCGCGTTCTCACCGTCGTTCGGCGGGCAGGTCGCGGTCCGGCCGGCGGTCGCGGCGGCGGTCCGCAAGGCCGTGGAGGGGCTCGCGGGGCTCGGGGCGTACGTCGAGGAGGCCGATCCGGACGTCACGGACCCGGTCGAGGCGTTCCACACGCTGTGGTTCAGCGGGGCGGCACGCGTGACACAGAACCTCTCGCCCGCGCAGCGCGCGCTGCTCGATCCGGGCCTGCGCGAGATCTGTGCGCAGGGGGCCGGGTACAGTGCGCTCGCCTATCTCGCGGCGGTCGACGTGCGGGCCGAGCTCGGGCGGCGGATGGGCCGGTTCCACTCGACGTACGACCTGCTGGTGACGCCGACGCTGCCGCTGACGGCGTTCGAGGCGGGCACCGAGGTGCCGAAGGGGTCGGGGCTGCGGCGCTGGACGGGGTGGACGCCGTTCACGTACCCGTTCAACCTGACGCAGCAGCCGGCCGCGACCGTCCCGGTCGGGGTGGACGCGGACGGGCTGCCGGTGGGGCTTCAGATCGTGGGCGCGCGGCACGCGGACGCGCTGGTCCTGCGTGCCGCGCACAGCCTGTACGAGGCGGGGATCGCCGGAATTCCGGCGCCTACGCTCGCCTGA
- the ehuA gene encoding ectoine/hydroxyectoine ABC transporter ATP-binding protein EhuA yields the protein MSADPNLPTDQANPKVDGSELIRFDKVVKRFGGNTVLDELDFSVDSGKHVTLIGPSGSGKTTILRLLMTLIKPDEGTIKVNGEFLTHEEKAGKLVPAGEKHIREVRKNIGMVFQQFNLFPNMKVLRNIMEAPVTVLGLSKDEAEQRARELLDMVGLGDRCDAYPTQLSGGQQQRVAIARALAMRPQVLLLDEVTSALDPELVAGVLDVLRDIAHTTDITMLCVTHEMNFARDISDQVLMFDAGRVIESGSPEKIFSDPEHERTREFLSAVL from the coding sequence TTGTCCGCTGACCCGAACCTCCCCACAGACCAGGCCAACCCCAAGGTGGACGGCAGCGAGCTGATCCGCTTCGACAAGGTCGTCAAGCGCTTCGGCGGGAACACCGTCCTCGACGAGCTCGACTTCTCCGTCGACTCCGGCAAGCACGTCACGCTGATCGGCCCGTCCGGCTCCGGCAAGACGACGATCCTGCGGCTCCTGATGACCCTGATCAAGCCCGACGAGGGCACGATCAAGGTCAACGGTGAGTTCCTCACGCACGAGGAGAAGGCCGGCAAGCTCGTCCCGGCCGGCGAGAAGCACATCCGCGAGGTCCGCAAGAACATCGGGATGGTCTTCCAGCAGTTCAACCTCTTCCCGAACATGAAGGTCCTGCGCAACATCATGGAGGCGCCGGTCACCGTGCTCGGCCTCTCCAAGGACGAGGCGGAGCAGCGCGCCCGCGAGCTGCTCGACATGGTCGGTCTGGGCGACCGCTGCGACGCGTACCCGACGCAGCTCTCCGGCGGCCAGCAGCAGCGCGTCGCCATCGCCCGCGCCCTCGCGATGCGCCCGCAGGTACTGCTCCTCGACGAGGTCACCTCCGCGCTCGACCCGGAGCTCGTCGCCGGCGTCCTGGACGTGCTGCGCGACATCGCGCACACCACGGACATCACGATGCTCTGCGTGACCCACGAGATGAATTTCGCCCGGGACATCTCGGACCAGGTCCTGATGTTCGACGCGGGCCGGGTCATCGAGTCGGGGTCGCCGGAGAAGATCTTCAGCGATCCGGAGCACGAGCGGACGCGGGAATTTCTCAGCGCAGTGCTGTGA
- a CDS encoding LLM class flavin-dependent oxidoreductase — MAGNDEIRATAQGAAPVPLSVLDLVTVGAGRTATDALRTSVKIAKLAENRGFNRYWVAEHHSMPGVASSSPAVILAHLAAHTERIRLGSGGVMLPNHAPLVIAEQFGTLEAMAPGRIDLGLGRAPGTDGATAAALRRTDRLNEGADDFPQQLAELTRFLDDDFPDGHPYARIHAVPGPVQATSPGGVQSPHRPPIWLLGSSGFSARLAGVLGLPFAFAHHFSAQNTVPALDLYRESFKPSAVLSSPYALIGVSALAADEEKEARRQVLAAALNMVRLRTGRPGLVPTPEEAERYEFSPMEREFVDSWNSNVIHGTADEVRAGLDDLQKRTGADELMLTANAHTAEIRLRSYELVADAYGLPQA; from the coding sequence GTGGCCGGAAACGACGAGATCCGGGCAACCGCCCAGGGCGCCGCCCCCGTGCCCCTTTCGGTCCTCGATCTGGTGACCGTCGGCGCCGGCCGCACCGCCACCGACGCCCTCCGCACCAGCGTGAAGATCGCCAAGCTGGCCGAGAACCGCGGGTTCAACCGCTACTGGGTCGCAGAACACCACTCCATGCCCGGAGTGGCGTCCTCGTCCCCGGCCGTGATCCTGGCCCATCTCGCCGCCCACACCGAGCGCATCCGCCTCGGTTCGGGCGGCGTCATGCTGCCCAACCACGCGCCCCTGGTCATCGCCGAGCAGTTCGGCACCCTGGAGGCGATGGCCCCGGGCCGTATCGACCTCGGCCTCGGCCGCGCCCCTGGCACCGACGGCGCGACGGCCGCCGCCCTGCGCCGCACGGACCGGCTCAACGAGGGCGCCGACGACTTCCCCCAGCAGCTCGCCGAGCTGACCCGCTTCCTCGACGACGACTTCCCGGACGGCCACCCCTACGCCCGCATCCACGCGGTCCCGGGCCCGGTCCAGGCGACGTCCCCCGGCGGCGTGCAGTCCCCGCACCGCCCGCCCATCTGGCTGCTCGGCTCCTCCGGCTTCAGCGCCCGCCTCGCCGGCGTCCTCGGCCTGCCCTTCGCGTTCGCGCACCACTTCTCCGCGCAGAACACGGTCCCGGCCCTCGACCTCTACCGCGAGTCCTTCAAGCCGTCGGCGGTTCTGTCCTCCCCGTACGCCCTCATCGGCGTCTCCGCGCTCGCCGCGGACGAGGAGAAGGAGGCCCGCCGCCAGGTTCTCGCGGCCGCCCTCAACATGGTCCGCCTGCGCACCGGCCGCCCCGGCCTCGTACCGACCCCCGAGGAGGCCGAGCGTTACGAATTCAGCCCGATGGAGCGGGAGTTCGTCGACAGCTGGAACTCGAACGTCATCCACGGCACCGCCGACGAGGTCCGCGCCGGCCTCGACGACCTGCAGAAGCGCACCGGAGCCGACGAGCTGATGCTCACCGCCAACGCCCACACCGCCGAGATCCGCCTGCGTTCGTACGAACTCGTCGCCGACGCGTACGGGCTGCCGCAGGCCTGA
- a CDS encoding DUF3830 family protein — MADRYIEVSLAKRGVQCTAKLLDDRAPLTCAAVWDALPLGSDVYHAKYARNEIYALFPAFADREPPQENPTITPIPGDLCYFSFSGTELGTQAYGYESGAELKPGAVVVDLALFYERNNLLINGDVGWVPGIVWGQVVEGLDRMADACQDLWRGGALGETLEFRRA; from the coding sequence ATGGCCGACCGATACATCGAAGTCTCCCTCGCCAAGCGGGGAGTTCAGTGCACGGCAAAGCTGCTCGACGACCGCGCTCCGCTGACCTGCGCGGCGGTGTGGGACGCGCTTCCACTGGGCTCCGACGTCTACCACGCGAAATACGCGCGCAACGAGATCTACGCCCTTTTCCCGGCATTCGCGGACCGGGAACCACCCCAGGAGAATCCGACCATCACCCCTATTCCGGGGGACCTCTGCTATTTCTCCTTTTCCGGTACGGAACTGGGGACCCAGGCATACGGCTATGAATCCGGCGCCGAGCTGAAGCCCGGCGCCGTCGTCGTCGACCTCGCCCTCTTCTACGAGCGCAACAACCTGCTGATCAACGGCGACGTCGGCTGGGTCCCCGGCATCGTCTGGGGCCAGGTCGTGGAAGGCCTCGACCGGATGGCCGATGCCTGCCAGGACCTGTGGCGCGGTGGCGCGCTGGGCGAGACGCTCGAGTTCAGGCGAGCGTAG
- the ehuD gene encoding ectoine/hydroxyectoine ABC transporter permease subunit EhuD, which produces MPHFWDGVLVTLQALVLGSLISFSVGLVWALALRAPTRFVRWPVGIVTEFIRNTPLLVQLFFLYFVLPEWGIQFSALTTGIVAIGLHYSTYTAQVYRAGIEAVPVGQWEAARALSLPYGRTWTAVILPQAIRRVIPALGNYVIAMLKDTPLLAGIGVLELLQRSRLEAAQTFQYTEALTVVGVAFIVIAYPSSLLLRALERRLVR; this is translated from the coding sequence ATGCCGCACTTCTGGGACGGCGTGCTCGTCACGCTTCAGGCCCTCGTCCTCGGCTCGCTGATCTCCTTCAGCGTCGGCCTGGTCTGGGCGCTCGCCCTCCGCGCCCCGACGCGCTTCGTGCGCTGGCCGGTGGGCATCGTCACCGAGTTCATCCGCAACACCCCGCTGCTCGTGCAGCTCTTCTTCCTGTACTTCGTGCTGCCGGAGTGGGGCATCCAGTTCTCCGCCCTGACCACCGGCATCGTCGCCATCGGCCTGCACTACTCGACGTACACCGCGCAGGTCTACCGCGCGGGCATCGAGGCCGTGCCCGTCGGCCAGTGGGAGGCGGCACGGGCGCTGAGCCTGCCGTACGGCAGGACGTGGACGGCGGTGATCCTGCCGCAGGCGATCCGCCGCGTGATCCCCGCGCTCGGCAACTACGTGATCGCGATGCTGAAGGACACCCCGCTGCTCGCCGGGATCGGCGTGCTCGAACTGCTGCAGCGGTCCCGCCTGGAAGCGGCCCAGACCTTCCAGTACACGGAGGCCCTCACGGTCGTGGGTGTCGCCTTCATCGTCATCGCCTACCCCTCCTCCCTCCTCCTCCGAGCCCTGGAGCGACGTCTTGTCCGCTGA
- the ehuC gene encoding ectoine/hydroxyectoine ABC transporter permease subunit EhuC yields the protein MTAGLWEHWVLPGIWITIQLAVYSAALATVVAFGVGMARTHRLWIVRFVAGFYTEVFRGTSALILMFWIFFVLPQLAGWSLVPMWAAVLALGLSYGAYGAEVVRGALNSVTPAQREAGVALSFTPWQRMRLILLPQAVPEMIPPFSNLLIELLKGTALVSLLGIGDVSFAAYLVRLATQESAQIYAITLVIYFVIAFLLTRGMRALERKTKAGIGQRPDPGIGIMRKLNIRQTTDVSQVPTSAGGGGA from the coding sequence ATGACAGCGGGACTGTGGGAACACTGGGTCCTTCCGGGCATCTGGATCACGATCCAGCTGGCCGTGTACAGCGCGGCCCTCGCGACCGTCGTCGCCTTCGGTGTGGGCATGGCCCGCACCCACAGGCTGTGGATCGTGCGCTTCGTCGCGGGCTTCTACACCGAGGTCTTCCGCGGCACGTCGGCGCTGATCCTGATGTTCTGGATCTTCTTCGTCCTGCCGCAGCTCGCCGGCTGGTCCCTGGTCCCGATGTGGGCCGCGGTCCTGGCGCTCGGCCTGTCCTACGGCGCGTACGGCGCCGAGGTGGTGCGCGGCGCGCTGAACTCGGTGACGCCCGCCCAGCGCGAAGCGGGGGTCGCGCTGAGCTTCACCCCCTGGCAGCGGATGCGGCTGATCCTGCTGCCGCAGGCCGTGCCGGAGATGATCCCGCCGTTCTCGAACCTGCTGATCGAACTCCTCAAGGGCACCGCCCTGGTCTCGCTGCTCGGCATCGGTGACGTCTCCTTCGCCGCGTACCTGGTGCGCCTCGCCACCCAGGAGAGCGCCCAGATCTACGCGATCACCCTCGTCATCTACTTCGTGATCGCCTTCCTGCTCACGCGCGGGATGCGCGCGCTCGAGCGCAAGACCAAGGCCGGTATCGGCCAGCGCCCCGACCCGGGAATCGGCATCATGCGCAAGCTCAACATCCGCCAGACGACGGACGTCTCACAGGTTCCCACCAGCGCGGGAGGTGGCGGCGCGTGA